One window from the genome of Solea solea chromosome 13, fSolSol10.1, whole genome shotgun sequence encodes:
- the si:dkey-17m8.1 gene encoding C-Jun-amino-terminal kinase-interacting protein 4 isoform X1 has translation MEYNERVLCGSGEVELDPDIVSEEAGKLYSELQTVIETHGEAVVESLVPIFVWVLEGLASCKSQLRDREEEAEREKAEREELLERYQAEKRLRKESQERYLELDDQIEQERRAMKVREKGKERQERELERKAREQADQLMTLEEQKANLLRELSTLRLTHNKLAHTYRELLEKRKDSERDSPLRNHIRPKNHDSPSDQVLLDSCVNEKQVIQRPHSHSGPPCLEELINKKEKPIDISVKATTDHFVNDIISSTPELAGFHGCVNASTPVRSNNEETPKDESETSLEDEKKEETEHNGEVKSRHEEDEEGDKEDDGLEWELRNTDSVFSELSELSQDYVESVDRGVSVRGSADQFEEILSQYEELKVNFGLVDAARKALICRVVELTDDRTALKLEVTSLQETVSRLEGRIKEKEEETKRLRKELEACQSEDSDASSLASMRQFSRSEMARVVMERNQYKHRLFELQEAIKHSQTVRATKEVKLTEDKRSSVWRRFNRLFGLSKEPLIPPPASAFTLPASSSLTRSPVRSPQLPAVSQTESAAPAALSPRVRRRELYKEIRTHIWGTLGKRQLHGWSVPLANKQESSEPAPEPKDVPVLVQLRLLDQRDSTAKLNCAVSVTPEVSGEATCSVWVVAGPASSSDITVIDPARSNTVLDQFCLPPTAPALCLCAVPPIGGTKGTVWIGTQEGSILIHSASAGRRRCQQSVSLSEGVYSLTYCQSQVIAGLADGTLAFFSHSSGGWNLRSHSVVPLGSNPLQPIRCSLAKDGRLWVGYWNKVHVVDINSKKVEQTFPVSERSEQQVRFLCAGGSGVWTSCRLDPILRLFDWFTGRPLQEVDFTALVTKTLGHHFLALSPLQISSLTVISGRLWVGTGGGAIFSIPLSITSEAVSIPYCSIASVQLCYHGHRQAVRFIIAAPGCLMTSPGSSTVTTSQLILSGGEGYINFRIGDDGGDASDVLTQATPQRSERSHMIIWQNHTPSIPSPAL, from the exons ATGGAGTACAATGAGAGAGTGCTGTGTGGGTCAGGGGAGGTGGAGTTAGACCCCGATATTGTCAGTGAAGAGGCTGGAAAACTGTATTCAGAACTACAG ACAGTTATTGAGACCCACGGTGAAGCTGTGGTGGAGTCGCTGGTACCCATATTTGTGTGGGTGCTGGAGGGGCTGGCCAGCTGCAAAAGCcagctcagagacagagaggaggaggcagagcggGAGAAAGCGGAGCGAGAAGAACTGCTGGAGAGATACCAAGCAGAGAAAAGACTAAGGAAAGAGAGTCAAGAG agATATCTGGAGCTGGATGATCAAATTGAACAGGAGAGAAGAGCCATGAAGGTGAGGGAGAAAGGGAAAGAACGGCaagagagagagttggagagGAAAGCAAGAGAACAAGCTGATCAGT tgATGACCCTGGAGGAGCAGAAAGCAAATCTGCTTCGAGAACTGAGCACATTGAGACTTACGCACAACAAG TTGGCACACACATATCGAGAACTTCTGGAAAAGAGAAAGGATTCTGAAAGGGACTCTCCTTTAAG GAATCACATTCGTCCCAAGAATCATGACTCGCCATCTGATCAAGTTTTATTAGATTCCTGTGTTAATGAAAAG CAGGTCATTCAAAGACCACATTCACACTCTGGCCCCCCCTGTCTGGAAGAACTAATAAATAAGAAGGAAAAGCCAATTGATATTTCAGTGAAGGCCACCACAGATCACTTTGTCAATGATATCATTAGCTCCACTCCAGAGCTGGCAGGCTTTCATGGCTGTGTGAATGCAAG taCTCCTGTTAGATCTAACAACGAGGAGACGCCAAAAGATGAGTCCGAGACCAGCTTGGAGGatgagaagaaggaggagacggAACACAACGGCGAAGTAAAGAGCAGGcatgaggaagatgaggaggggGACAAGGAAGACGATGGTCTGGAGTGGGAGCTTCGCAACACGGACTCTGTGTTTTCTGAACTGTCAGAGCTGAGTCAGGATTATGTGGAGAGTGTAGACCGTGGAGTCAGTGTCAGAG gCAGCGCAGACCAGTTTGAGGAGATTCTTTCTCAGTATGAAGAACTCAAAGTCAACTT tGGGTTAGTAGATGCTGCCCGCAAGGCTTTGATATGTCGGGTGGTAGAGCTGACTGATGACCGCACGGCTCTTAAACTGGAAGTGACCTCTCTTCAGGAAACAGTCTCTCGATTAGAGGGGCGGataaaggagaaggaggaggaaactaAGAG ACTTCGGAAAGAACTGGAAGCATGTCAGTCGGAGGATTCTGAT GCTTCTTCTCTCGCATCCATGCGTCAATTCTCTCGCTCTGAAATGGCTCGTGTTGTTATGGAGAGGAACCAGTATAAGCATCGTCTTTTTGAGCTACAGGAAGCAATCAAACATAGTCAGACAGTCAG agcaACAAAGGAAGTGAAGTTAACAGAGGATAAAAGGTCAAGTGTTTGGAGAAG GTTCAATCGCCTGTTTGGCCTTTCCAAGGAACCTTTAATCCCACCTCCTGCCTCTGCATTCACCTTGCCAGCTTCTTCATCACTCACTCGCTCTCCTGTGAGGTCTCCTCAGCTACCGGCAGTCAGTCAGACTGa gtctgctgctcctgctgctctctCACCTCGTGTCAGGAGGAGGGAGCTCTACAAGGAGATTCGCACCCACATTTGGGGAACTCTGGGAAAACGGCAGTTACACGGCTGGAGCGTGCCACTGGCAAACAAACAG gAGTCCAGTGAACCTGCTCCAGAGCCTAAAGATGTGCCCGTTCTAGTGCAGCTCAGGTTGTTGGATCAAAGAGACTCCACTGCTAAG cTGAACTGTGCAGTTTCAGTCACACCTGAAGTCTCAGGAGAGGCCACA TGTTCAGTATGGGTAGTTGCGGGTCCCGCCTCCAGCAGTGATATTACAGTGATTGATCCAGCACGGTCCAACACAGTTCTGGATCAGTTCTGCCTCCCTCCCACAGCTCCTGCACTCTGCCTCTGTGCTGTGCCTCCCATAG gtGGCACCAAAGGAACTGTGTGGATTGGAACTCAGGAAGGAAG TATACTGATACACTCAGCCTCTGCTGGCAGGAGGCGCTGTCAACAGTCTGTTTCCCTCTCAGAGGGAGTTTATTCACTCAC GTATTGCCAGAGTCAAGTTATAGCTGGTTTAGCTGACGGGACATTAGCCTTTTTCTCACACAGCTCAG gtggatGGAATCTGCGGTCACACTCGGTGGTTCCCCTTGGATCAAACCCTCTGCAGCCCATTCGCTGCAGCCTTGCAAAAGATGGCCGCCTATGGGTGGGATATTGGAACAAAGTCCATGTTGTTGACATTAACAGCAAGAAGGTTGAG CAAACTTTCCCAGTGTCTGAACGCAGCGAGCAGCAGGTTCGTTTCCTGTGCGCTGGTGGAAGTGGTGTTTGGACGTCCTGTCGACTTGACCCAATCCTCAGGCTGTTTGACTGGTTCACTGGACGGCCGCTACAGGAAGTTGATTTCACAGCTTTGGTCACTAAAACATTAG GTCATCACTTCCTGGCACTGTCACCTCTCCAGATCTCGTCTCTCACAGTCATCTCTGGCCGTCTGTGGGTGGGCACTGGAGGTGGTGCCATTTTCTCAATACCATTATCAATAA CATCAGAAGCTGTTTCCATTCCATATTGCTCCATCGCATCAGTCCAACTATGTTACCATGGACACAGACAAGCTGTCAGATTTATCATTGCTGCACCTG GTTGTTTGATGACCTCTCCTGGCAGCAGCACTGTTACTACCTCTCAGCTTATCCTCAGTGGAGGAGAGGGCTACATCAACTTCCGTATTG GGGACGATGGAGGTGACGCATCAGATGTGTTGACCCAGGCTACACCTCAGCGGTCTGAGCGCAGTCACATGATCATTTGGCAGAATCACACCCCGTCTATACCAAGCCCTGCCCTCTGA
- the si:dkey-17m8.1 gene encoding C-Jun-amino-terminal kinase-interacting protein 4 isoform X2, giving the protein MEYNERVLCGSGEVELDPDIVSEEAGKLYSELQTVIETHGEAVVESLVPIFVWVLEGLASCKSQLRDREEEAEREKAEREELLERYQAEKRLRKESQERYLELDDQIEQERRAMKVREKGKERQERELERKAREQADQLMTLEEQKANLLRELSTLRLTHNKLAHTYRELLEKRKDSERDSPLRNHIRPKNHDSPSDQVLLDSCVNEKVIQRPHSHSGPPCLEELINKKEKPIDISVKATTDHFVNDIISSTPELAGFHGCVNASTPVRSNNEETPKDESETSLEDEKKEETEHNGEVKSRHEEDEEGDKEDDGLEWELRNTDSVFSELSELSQDYVESVDRGVSVRGSADQFEEILSQYEELKVNFGLVDAARKALICRVVELTDDRTALKLEVTSLQETVSRLEGRIKEKEEETKRLRKELEACQSEDSDASSLASMRQFSRSEMARVVMERNQYKHRLFELQEAIKHSQTVRATKEVKLTEDKRSSVWRRFNRLFGLSKEPLIPPPASAFTLPASSSLTRSPVRSPQLPAVSQTESAAPAALSPRVRRRELYKEIRTHIWGTLGKRQLHGWSVPLANKQESSEPAPEPKDVPVLVQLRLLDQRDSTAKLNCAVSVTPEVSGEATCSVWVVAGPASSSDITVIDPARSNTVLDQFCLPPTAPALCLCAVPPIGGTKGTVWIGTQEGSILIHSASAGRRRCQQSVSLSEGVYSLTYCQSQVIAGLADGTLAFFSHSSGGWNLRSHSVVPLGSNPLQPIRCSLAKDGRLWVGYWNKVHVVDINSKKVEQTFPVSERSEQQVRFLCAGGSGVWTSCRLDPILRLFDWFTGRPLQEVDFTALVTKTLGHHFLALSPLQISSLTVISGRLWVGTGGGAIFSIPLSITSEAVSIPYCSIASVQLCYHGHRQAVRFIIAAPGCLMTSPGSSTVTTSQLILSGGEGYINFRIGDDGGDASDVLTQATPQRSERSHMIIWQNHTPSIPSPAL; this is encoded by the exons ATGGAGTACAATGAGAGAGTGCTGTGTGGGTCAGGGGAGGTGGAGTTAGACCCCGATATTGTCAGTGAAGAGGCTGGAAAACTGTATTCAGAACTACAG ACAGTTATTGAGACCCACGGTGAAGCTGTGGTGGAGTCGCTGGTACCCATATTTGTGTGGGTGCTGGAGGGGCTGGCCAGCTGCAAAAGCcagctcagagacagagaggaggaggcagagcggGAGAAAGCGGAGCGAGAAGAACTGCTGGAGAGATACCAAGCAGAGAAAAGACTAAGGAAAGAGAGTCAAGAG agATATCTGGAGCTGGATGATCAAATTGAACAGGAGAGAAGAGCCATGAAGGTGAGGGAGAAAGGGAAAGAACGGCaagagagagagttggagagGAAAGCAAGAGAACAAGCTGATCAGT tgATGACCCTGGAGGAGCAGAAAGCAAATCTGCTTCGAGAACTGAGCACATTGAGACTTACGCACAACAAG TTGGCACACACATATCGAGAACTTCTGGAAAAGAGAAAGGATTCTGAAAGGGACTCTCCTTTAAG GAATCACATTCGTCCCAAGAATCATGACTCGCCATCTGATCAAGTTTTATTAGATTCCTGTGTTAATGAAAAG GTCATTCAAAGACCACATTCACACTCTGGCCCCCCCTGTCTGGAAGAACTAATAAATAAGAAGGAAAAGCCAATTGATATTTCAGTGAAGGCCACCACAGATCACTTTGTCAATGATATCATTAGCTCCACTCCAGAGCTGGCAGGCTTTCATGGCTGTGTGAATGCAAG taCTCCTGTTAGATCTAACAACGAGGAGACGCCAAAAGATGAGTCCGAGACCAGCTTGGAGGatgagaagaaggaggagacggAACACAACGGCGAAGTAAAGAGCAGGcatgaggaagatgaggaggggGACAAGGAAGACGATGGTCTGGAGTGGGAGCTTCGCAACACGGACTCTGTGTTTTCTGAACTGTCAGAGCTGAGTCAGGATTATGTGGAGAGTGTAGACCGTGGAGTCAGTGTCAGAG gCAGCGCAGACCAGTTTGAGGAGATTCTTTCTCAGTATGAAGAACTCAAAGTCAACTT tGGGTTAGTAGATGCTGCCCGCAAGGCTTTGATATGTCGGGTGGTAGAGCTGACTGATGACCGCACGGCTCTTAAACTGGAAGTGACCTCTCTTCAGGAAACAGTCTCTCGATTAGAGGGGCGGataaaggagaaggaggaggaaactaAGAG ACTTCGGAAAGAACTGGAAGCATGTCAGTCGGAGGATTCTGAT GCTTCTTCTCTCGCATCCATGCGTCAATTCTCTCGCTCTGAAATGGCTCGTGTTGTTATGGAGAGGAACCAGTATAAGCATCGTCTTTTTGAGCTACAGGAAGCAATCAAACATAGTCAGACAGTCAG agcaACAAAGGAAGTGAAGTTAACAGAGGATAAAAGGTCAAGTGTTTGGAGAAG GTTCAATCGCCTGTTTGGCCTTTCCAAGGAACCTTTAATCCCACCTCCTGCCTCTGCATTCACCTTGCCAGCTTCTTCATCACTCACTCGCTCTCCTGTGAGGTCTCCTCAGCTACCGGCAGTCAGTCAGACTGa gtctgctgctcctgctgctctctCACCTCGTGTCAGGAGGAGGGAGCTCTACAAGGAGATTCGCACCCACATTTGGGGAACTCTGGGAAAACGGCAGTTACACGGCTGGAGCGTGCCACTGGCAAACAAACAG gAGTCCAGTGAACCTGCTCCAGAGCCTAAAGATGTGCCCGTTCTAGTGCAGCTCAGGTTGTTGGATCAAAGAGACTCCACTGCTAAG cTGAACTGTGCAGTTTCAGTCACACCTGAAGTCTCAGGAGAGGCCACA TGTTCAGTATGGGTAGTTGCGGGTCCCGCCTCCAGCAGTGATATTACAGTGATTGATCCAGCACGGTCCAACACAGTTCTGGATCAGTTCTGCCTCCCTCCCACAGCTCCTGCACTCTGCCTCTGTGCTGTGCCTCCCATAG gtGGCACCAAAGGAACTGTGTGGATTGGAACTCAGGAAGGAAG TATACTGATACACTCAGCCTCTGCTGGCAGGAGGCGCTGTCAACAGTCTGTTTCCCTCTCAGAGGGAGTTTATTCACTCAC GTATTGCCAGAGTCAAGTTATAGCTGGTTTAGCTGACGGGACATTAGCCTTTTTCTCACACAGCTCAG gtggatGGAATCTGCGGTCACACTCGGTGGTTCCCCTTGGATCAAACCCTCTGCAGCCCATTCGCTGCAGCCTTGCAAAAGATGGCCGCCTATGGGTGGGATATTGGAACAAAGTCCATGTTGTTGACATTAACAGCAAGAAGGTTGAG CAAACTTTCCCAGTGTCTGAACGCAGCGAGCAGCAGGTTCGTTTCCTGTGCGCTGGTGGAAGTGGTGTTTGGACGTCCTGTCGACTTGACCCAATCCTCAGGCTGTTTGACTGGTTCACTGGACGGCCGCTACAGGAAGTTGATTTCACAGCTTTGGTCACTAAAACATTAG GTCATCACTTCCTGGCACTGTCACCTCTCCAGATCTCGTCTCTCACAGTCATCTCTGGCCGTCTGTGGGTGGGCACTGGAGGTGGTGCCATTTTCTCAATACCATTATCAATAA CATCAGAAGCTGTTTCCATTCCATATTGCTCCATCGCATCAGTCCAACTATGTTACCATGGACACAGACAAGCTGTCAGATTTATCATTGCTGCACCTG GTTGTTTGATGACCTCTCCTGGCAGCAGCACTGTTACTACCTCTCAGCTTATCCTCAGTGGAGGAGAGGGCTACATCAACTTCCGTATTG GGGACGATGGAGGTGACGCATCAGATGTGTTGACCCAGGCTACACCTCAGCGGTCTGAGCGCAGTCACATGATCATTTGGCAGAATCACACCCCGTCTATACCAAGCCCTGCCCTCTGA